GCCCTCGCCGAGCGCCAGTCGGCCCTTGCCGCGAACTTGGTGGCCCATGGGATGAGCCCCGTGCTCGCCAAGGGGGCCGCACTGGGCGGGATCGCGCGGCAGGTCGGGCTTCAGGCACAGACCATGGGCTTCAACGATGGCTTCTTCCTGATCCTGCTTAGCTTTGCCGCCGCTGCACCTATCGTGCTACGATTCAAACGTCCCGTCCCGGCCCAGACGGGCCGCGGCGGTGGGGGCGGAGGCCACTAGCTGTGTTACGGGCGGTGGTGATCGGAGCGGGCTTTGCGGGGGAGGGGCACACCCGCGCCCTGCAACACGCGGGTGTCGAGGTGGTCGCGCTCTGTGGGCGAGAGCTGCCCGTTGTGGAGGCACGTGCCACCGCACTGGGCGTGCCACATGCCTCCACGGACTGGTGCGCGACCCTGGAGCGCCTGCGCCCCGAGATTATCGCCCTCGCCACCCCCGCTGCCCTCCGCCGCGACGTGATAGAAGCCGCTGTGGCGCTTGATTGCCACCTCTACTGCGACAAGCCGCTGGCGACCACCACCGCGGAGGCACGGGCGCTCTGCTCTCTTGTGGAGAGCACCAGCCTACGCCATGCCTTTGCCGCAACCCGGCGCTACGATCCCAGTGTTGTCTGGCTGGCCGAGCTCGTGGCGCAGGGGACCATCGGGGCGATCACAAAGGCAACCTACCAGGTTCGTGCTCACCTTGCGCCGCCCCTGCCCTGGTCGTGGGCGCTCTCGCTGGAGCAGGGCGGTGGGCTCCTCAATGGGCATTTCCCTCACCTGCTCTCGATCTTAGAGCGTGTCCTCGCCGGTCCCGTCTGCGCCGCGACCGGCAAGGCCGCCTTTGCCATCTCCCAAGCCCCGGTTCTCCCCGGCATCCACGACTTCCGCGACTGGGGCGCTCGCGCCGACACGCTCACTCCCGATGAGCTCGCGCAGGCCGAGTGGCGAGAGTGCGATGCGGATACATCGTACGAAGCCCAGCTGCGCTTCGATACCCCCACTGGAGAGGTCTCGGTCGCGCTGGTCTCGGGCCCCTCGGTCACCGCGGGACAGCTCCGTCTTGTCGGTGAGCGAGGTACCCTGATCGCCGACGGCGAGGCCGCTTTTCGTATCTTCTTGGATGGAAAAGAGCTTCCCATCCCGTCGCGCCTCACCGCCGCTCTCCCCGCCCTCGACGGCGGCTGCCAGGACCGCTGGGCCGCCCTTGCCCAAGACTTTGTCGCCGACATTCGCGGAGAGCCACACGCCCCGTACCTGACTTTCCATGATGGCGTCCGCTACCAAGAAGCCGCCGAGGCGATACGCAGGGGGCACATCTGGGTACACTAAACCCATGAGTACGCCCTCGACACCAACCGAAAACACCGCTGGCCCTTGGCCGCGCTGCCCCGAGGCAGCCGCGTATTTCCAGGAGCTCTTTACCCGCTTCGCCGACCAGAACCCGCTTGTCGCGCAGCTGGCCCAGCGCCTCGCCGAGGATGCTGGGGTGGATATTCTTGCCTTAGTGGATCACTGGATTCTGCCGCCAAGTGAGGGCCTGACGGAGCACTGGGAGGCGCTGGGGCTGGTGAAAACGACGCTCCCCGAGGGCGATGAGGTCTGGGAGCATCCGGGCGCACGCCTGCCGCGGCTCCGGGTGAAGGCCAAGCGGACGACGCCGTGTTTGGCTCTTGGTGTCGAGAGTATCGCGGCGTTTGCGGCGAAGAATGACCTCGCCATCGAGGCCTGCCACGGCGACAACGACTCGGGCTACCAGTGTGCCCACCTCACTCTGCCCCATGGGGAGCTCATGCCGATTGTCCGTGTTGGCTACCGCGGCTTTGCGCCGCAGCCTGCCCCTGATGGCCTTGACGCCGCCCGCACTGACTTTGCGCAGCGGCCCCGCACCGACGACGAGCTCGCCACGATTGCGGCAGCCCAAGCACTGTTTGAGAAACATGCCGCCGTGCTGGGCCGTGGCCGGGCGACCGAGGAGTTCTTTGCGGCGGAGCGGGTCTACTACCTGGCACGCAACGCCGCGGCGCGCTGGCAGTATGCCCGGCAGGAGGCCGTGGGGATCGGCTGGGCCAACCACGACCACCACACCTACCGCTGCTCCCGCGCCGCCTTTCCCGCGCTGATCCGGCTCTTTGTGGCGATGGGCTTTCTCTGCCGCGAGCGCTTCTACGCGGGTGCCGAGGCGGGGTGGGGGGCACAGGTCCTAGAGCACCCCGAGAGCCGGGTCGTGATCTTCGCCGATGTCGATATCGCCCCGGAGGAGCTGGACCTGGACTTCGCTGCCGTGGAGCTGGCCCCCCGCACGACCCTGGGAACCATCGGTCTCTGGTGCGCGCTCCATGGCTCGTCGATTGCGCGGGCGGGGATGCACCATATCGAGTGTGAGTTTCTCTGCCAAAAAGTCAAAGACGATGCCCTTGTCGCGGGGTTTGGTGTCATGGCCCCCTTCACCGACCTGCCGATGCTCTGGCAAGCCTTCACGGTCGGGGAGCCCTGGCTCGTTCCCCACGAGCGCCTCGCGCCGCTGGTTGCCGCAGGGCACCTCACGAGCGAGCAGGCCGAGAAGTTCGCCACGACCGGCGCTCTGGGCAGCCACCTGGAGATTCTCCAGCGCTGGGAAGGCTTCAAGGGCTTCAATAAAACCGCGGTCAGTAGCATCATCCGCGACACCGACGCCCGGCTCGCCCCCTAGCCCCCACACGTGGGGGGAAGGGGGCGTGGAAGGCTACTCCTTGTGCCCCTCCGCCTTGGAGAACGTGACAACGGTCTTCTCGCCTTTTTTCGAGACACTCATGCTCAGGTTGGCCGTGGCGCAGAGTGTCTCTAGAGCGGTCTTGATCGGGACATTCTCAAAGGCGAGGACCTTGCTGGCGCTGGGAACGTCGCTGTCGATCGCAAAGACCAAGCCCGCTTGCTTGCACAGGTCCTCGATCAGGGTCTTGACATCACGCGGTGAGGTTGCATCGGCCTTGACCAGCTTGCTAGGCAAGAGCCCCATGTCCAGCCCCGCCATCGCGATGCCAAGCTCCGCACCACGTGCGGCCTGCGCGGCGATCATGGGGACATTGACCCCGAGGGTGGCGAGCATGTCCATCTTGCCCATCGTCCCCTGGAGCTTGACGACATGCACCATCACGGTATCGTCGACTTTCTCCGCCCACCAGCCGATCCCGAGTGCCTGGCAGAACGAGTCGAGGGCACGCGCCGCCGATGCCTTGGTGAGCTTCATGTTCAGAGCGCGCTCGGGCAGGTCCATCTCGGTTCCGCCAAACGGGTAGAACGCGGTGTCGATATCGTAGTCCACCCCGATCTGCTTGATGAGCTGCTGGAAGGCTTGCTCGGGCTCTGCATTTCGGAGCTCCAGGTCGATCTTGGTCTTCTCCAGCGCCTCACGGGCTTGCTTGGTGGTTTTATCCTTTACGGAGACAGGAAGGTTTGGGTTCTTGGCAGGGGCAGCGGCGCGCTGGCCGAGGAGAACTGCAGGAGCCTCGGCGGGTGCTTCCTGTGCAGAGGCGGTCAGCGGGGCAAGGAGGGCAAGCCCCAGAAAAAGAAGAGGAAAGGTTCGCATTTAGTTTTGTTCTTTCTGCATCGCGACCACGTAGGCCGCAGGGATGGTGGATTCAATATGGATTGTCCCGCCGTCGTCGTCGTTGTTGTCAAGAACAACCGTGACAGGCTCCGGCGGGGGCATGACTGTGGCGATCACGATGATCTGCTCGGTCTCGGGCTTAGGCGGGGGCGTCGCCTTGGCTACGGCAATTGGCCGGCGGTACCGCTTGCGCCGCACGTGGCGCGGCGCGGAGGACGGCATCTTGGAGACAACCGCGTGGGGCGGCACGAGGGCCACTTGGCGGGGGGAGGGCGGGGACGGGCGCACCGGCACCGCAACAGGCCGAGGCGTCTCCTGGGGGAGCTCGGCCTCCAAGGGGACCTGCAGGCGCACGACAAGAGCCGCTGCCGTACAGGCCAGCGCGAGCGCCGCGAGGGTGGGCCGGACAGTTCCAATGGGACGAGGGATCGGCTGGCGTGCCGGTAGCGGGGATACCTGGCCGAGGGTCTGGTTGAGGCCCTCCAGTGCCGTGAGCTCTTGCTGGCAGGCGGGACAGTGCGCTAGGTGGCGGCGCACGCGCCAGGCACGCCAGCCGCGCAGCTCGCCATCGGCGAGGGCACCTACGAGGACGGGACTACAGCGCATCGCCGAGCTCCTTTCTCAGTCGCTGCCGCGCGGTGTGCAAGCGCGACATGACCGTCCCTATCGGAATCTCCATGAGGGTTGCGATCTCCTTGTAGCTGAGCCCTTCCCAAGCGACCAGCACCAAAGGCGTGCGGAGCTCATCGGGGAGGCGCTCGATAGCGGCCTGGGTGCGCTGGAGCGTGTCGGCGTGGACAGCCTGCCGCTCGGGGCCGACCTCTCCGGAGGCGGCGTCTGTGTCCAGAGCCACACTCTCTCGCCGCCGCTCACGATGGCGCAGGGCGACATTGACGGTGATGCGATGGAGCCAGGTGGAGGCCGACGAGAGCCCGCGGAAGCGGCCAAAGCCCTCTAGAGCCCGCACTCCCACCTCCTGGGTCAGGTCATCGGCATCGTCGCGGCTCCCCGAGAGCGCCACACTCAGCCGCCAGACCCGCTCCCGCTCCTGCTCCCAGAGCCGAGCAAACGCCGCCTGCCGCTGCGTCTCTCTTGCATTCTGGGGACTCCAGGCCACATCACACTCCATCGCAAGCTTAGATACGCGCGGCGCGGAGTTTATTCGGGCAGGAGCTTTTTATTTTTGTGCGGGGGCTGAAAGTCCCCGGCACAATAGGAGAGAGCGCCCCGTGGGCGCGGGGAGACGCTCCCAAACTGGCTACCCCCCGACGCGTTTCACCCGGTAGCCCTGTGTGGTTAGCTCCGCGACGATACGGTCTCGGTGGTCGCCCTGGATCTCGATGATGCCGTCTTTGACGGTCCCACCCGTGCCGCAGCGCTTCTTGAGCTGGGTGCAGACCCCCGCCAGCGCGGTATCGTCGAGGGGGAGCCCGGAGATCGTGGTCACGCCCGCGCCCTTGCGGCCCTTGGTCTCCCGCCCCACGCGAACAACCCCGTCGCCGAGGGGACGGACGGGGTTGTTTTTACAGACACACACCGCCTCGCCGCAGTCGGGGCAGAGGCGGCCTTTTTCGGTGGAGTAGACAAGTCCCACAGGGGGAACTATATCACACTCAGGCGGCTTCTTTGTCGATCTTCAGGAGCTTGCGCGCCGTGTCCTCACGCAGGTAGGCAGGCAACTCACCGGTCTCCTGGGGATTGTTCTCTTCCTCTTGCTGGCGCAGGTAGGCCTGGAACTCATCGAAGAAGGCGATCACACCGGTCAGGTTATCCACCCGGACACGAGCTGCCTCTTCGAGGGCCTGGTGGTTGGCGTTGGTCTCATCGACCAGGATGCGAAGCTGGTTGAGGCGCTCGTGGAGGCGCTCCATCTCCTCAGCGATATTGCGGCGGAAGGTCTTGAGCTGCTCGCGGTTGCGGGTCAGGTACTGGTTGAGGGCGACCATCTTCTGGGCGGCATCGCTCACCACCAGGTGGCCGGCGCTCGACGGATCATTGGTGGTCACGGAGATCGCCTGCTCCATCGCCTGGCAGCGCCCACGCGCCGTGACCCCGTAGGGCATCTCGATCAGCACCTCGATCGCCTGCTCCGCCGTGAAGGGGGCCTGAGAGAGGTTGGCGCTCCCGTAGATCACCTGATCGTTGAGGTTACCGTCGGGCGTGATGGTGGCAGAGATATCCGGGGGCGCGAGCGGATCGGGCTCGGGTTCCCGCACGGGCTCCGGTTCGGGAGCGACGACTTGCTGGGGCACGAGCTCGGGCAGGGCGACCGGTGTCGCTGCCACGGGCACGACAGGCGCGGGGGTGTCCTCGTCCAGCCGCACTTCAATAAAGCTGGAGGTGATGGCCTCACGGAGCTTCTGTCCAATTCGCATCGAACTCTACCTAGAACTTTCTAAGCCCTGCACCACCCCCACGGCTCTCCCCAACAACAGGGAGACCCTTGGGAGCGAACTTGGGGCGATACTCGACACAGCGGTAGGAGAGCGACGACTCCCGGGGAGCCTCCGCTTCATCCGCACTCACTTCCTTGGTAAAGACAGAGCAGCGACCATTGGCAGCATCGTAGTTGCCGCAGTCTGTACAGCGCCGTAGCACGGTCCAGCAGATGGAGCAGCGCACCGCGCCCACCAGCTCGATTCGGCCACAGAGCGGGCAGTGGATATAGACCTCGCGGAAGCCGTAGTCTTTTTTCTCCAGGGCCTGGCGAACCTTGCCCGAGAACGACTCGATCTGCTTGGTCATCTGGGTGAGGGAGGCCAGCAAGTGGTTCATCTCCTCCACCGAGATAAAGTCGACAACGCGGGCATCGAGGGTATCGGAGAGGTCATTGATCTTGCGGTCGATCCCCTTGATGTGATCCTTGGCGGTCTGCCCCTTGTAGGGCTTGGCCTTCTCTTCTCCTGCACGGAACGAGCGGATCATCTGGTCGGCGACCGAGCCGGAGACCCGCAGGAAGATCTCTTTCTTGGTGGGGTACTGCTGGATGGCGCGGATGATCTGATCCAGCGCTCCAACTCCCATCTTCTCGGACTTGATCTTCTCGACAAGGCGCATCTGGGTCTGGGGGTCGCTGTTGAGCGCTAGGAGAGCACGGGCGTGCCCCTCCCCAAAGACCGGTAGGGTGCCGGGGCGGGTGATGAGCTCCGCTTGGATCGCCTCGGGAAGCTCCAGGAGGTCCAGCAAGCGGCGAATGGTGGTGTCCGAGACCCCCAAGGTCCGTGCGGTCTTCTCGTAGGACATGAACTTGAGCAGGCCCTGAATCGCTCGGGCTTTCTCAATGGCGTTCAGGTCTTCCCGCTGGAAGTTCTCCAGAAGCGCATCCGCAGCGGCGTCCTCATCGTTCATCTCACGAATGACCGCCGGGATCGTCTCCATCTTGGCCAGCTGGCTGGCGCGGAAACGACGCTCTCCCATGATGATCTCATAGAAGCCGGGGTACTTTTTGTGAGGCCGGACGACAATGGGCTCAAGGACACCGCGTTCCTTGATCGAGGCAGCGAGCTCTTCCAGAGATTCCTGGAAGAATGTCTTGCGCGGCTGATCCTCCGCTGCACGTATTTTCTCTAATGGCAGAAACTGAAACGACATAGAAGCAAGGCTCCCCGTGGACTTTGCAGTCCATCTGGTCTTATATGGTCGGGTATACAGCAAGAATCCTTAGGCTGATTTCCGTAATTTTCACGGGGATTGCTTAGCGCACTCGAATAAATCCCAGCGAGACCATGACATCGGGGGTGTAGCTTGTCACCAGGAAGGGGTAGATATTCTCCGAGAACGAGACATGCCAGCGCGTGCTGGCGTCTTGCTGGACCCAGGC
This genomic interval from Armatimonas rosea contains the following:
- a CDS encoding anti-sigma factor family protein encodes the protein MRCSPVLVGALADGELRGWRAWRVRRHLAHCPACQQELTALEGLNQTLGQVSPLPARQPIPRPIGTVRPTLAALALACTAAALVVRLQVPLEAELPQETPRPVAVPVRPSPPSPRQVALVPPHAVVSKMPSSAPRHVRRKRYRRPIAVAKATPPPKPETEQIIVIATVMPPPEPVTVVLDNNDDDGGTIHIESTIPAAYVVAMQKEQN
- a CDS encoding Gfo/Idh/MocA family oxidoreductase, with product MLRAVVIGAGFAGEGHTRALQHAGVEVVALCGRELPVVEARATALGVPHASTDWCATLERLRPEIIALATPAALRRDVIEAAVALDCHLYCDKPLATTTAEARALCSLVESTSLRHAFAATRRYDPSVVWLAELVAQGTIGAITKATYQVRAHLAPPLPWSWALSLEQGGGLLNGHFPHLLSILERVLAGPVCAATGKAAFAISQAPVLPGIHDFRDWGARADTLTPDELAQAEWRECDADTSYEAQLRFDTPTGEVSVALVSGPSVTAGQLRLVGERGTLIADGEAAFRIFLDGKELPIPSRLTAALPALDGGCQDRWAALAQDFVADIRGEPHAPYLTFHDGVRYQEAAEAIRRGHIWVH
- a CDS encoding sigma-70 family RNA polymerase sigma factor, with the protein product MAWSPQNARETQRQAAFARLWEQERERVWRLSVALSGSRDDADDLTQEVGVRALEGFGRFRGLSSASTWLHRITVNVALRHRERRRESVALDTDAASGEVGPERQAVHADTLQRTQAAIERLPDELRTPLVLVAWEGLSYKEIATLMEIPIGTVMSRLHTARQRLRKELGDAL
- a CDS encoding ParB/RepB/Spo0J family partition protein, with protein sequence MSFQFLPLEKIRAAEDQPRKTFFQESLEELAASIKERGVLEPIVVRPHKKYPGFYEIIMGERRFRASQLAKMETIPAVIREMNDEDAAADALLENFQREDLNAIEKARAIQGLLKFMSYEKTARTLGVSDTTIRRLLDLLELPEAIQAELITRPGTLPVFGEGHARALLALNSDPQTQMRLVEKIKSEKMGVGALDQIIRAIQQYPTKKEIFLRVSGSVADQMIRSFRAGEEKAKPYKGQTAKDHIKGIDRKINDLSDTLDARVVDFISVEEMNHLLASLTQMTKQIESFSGKVRQALEKKDYGFREVYIHCPLCGRIELVGAVRCSICWTVLRRCTDCGNYDAANGRCSVFTKEVSADEAEAPRESSLSYRCVEYRPKFAPKGLPVVGESRGGGAGLRKF
- a CDS encoding translation initiation factor Sui1; protein product: MGLVYSTEKGRLCPDCGEAVCVCKNNPVRPLGDGVVRVGRETKGRKGAGVTTISGLPLDDTALAGVCTQLKKRCGTGGTVKDGIIEIQGDHRDRIVAELTTQGYRVKRVGG